The following nucleotide sequence is from Corticium candelabrum chromosome 19, ooCorCand1.1, whole genome shotgun sequence.
GCAGATAAGTTGTCAAATTCTTagcaataaatataattttatttgaaGAAATGAGATTATTTAACGCTTATGACCCATAACATTTAgctacccccccccccctttCTAGAAATTCCTGCATGGATCCGGGCCTAGTTGGTCATCACATTGTAATTTGGTGGAGCAAAACAACATCACTATATCTAGAGGCGCTATAGtactaccgtatttcttcgattataAACGCCGCGCCGTCTAATTATCTAATGAATATGCTAGGAAATTTACCCTAATACAGATTGAACTGAGTTTGCTGGTTCCGTAGGTCCTAGACAGATTTACAGTACAGTATTTCCGCGAATAGATAGCgagtgccccatgctcaaattgtgcGTTATGCTCAAAAAATGCCTTATGCTGAGCCTATACAAAACAATAATTCCCCACGCTCGATTAGTGCCTTACTGGGGTATAGTATCCCAGTTATATTCATGCGTGCAATCAACGTGTATACGTTTGAAATGAAACGAACACCCAAATAAAACCACTGAGTGACGATGAAGATTCAATGTATGCAACAGACGAGGAATACTACTTAAGTAAAAACGAAAGTAGCCAGGGGTAACTGTAATTAGGTAGTTTGTTTATGTAGTGTGATGATaggcaaacaaaaacaacgcaacagtctctgtgcttgcgaaataataatgcccatgcATGCTCGAATTGTACACCAAGTTCAAATAATGCCCATCTTTCGGAACTATAAAAATAGTACCCCATGTGCTCCATTCGCGGAAATACAGTAGCTGCTATGGGGCGTGGCTAATGATACCGGTGGACCTCCTCTTTCGAAAAACTCTGTATTCGCGCCTGTGTACTGTACGTCTtacgcacacaaacaaatactagAAATTATTTTTTTAATACTAACTTGCATTCTGCTACAACCGTGCAGCAGTGACCATTGACTAGCTTGCAGCATGCAATCTATGCGTATGCATGCGACACACTCTAAGTTACTGAAGGCATGCAAGTGTCTGCCACATCGTTTCAGTAAATCCCATGCTCTTACGCCATTATCTCTAATCCTTGTATAAATTCTTGAATCCAACAGTTCCATCCGACGAAAGTCTCTTCACAGCCATCACGAGTGCCTGCCCAATAGGCAAATACGGATACTTAGTATAGTGTCCGCTAGTGCACTCCAGCAAGTGAGGCCGGAGAAATCCGAAGGTCGATATTGCCCAAGAAGTCTTCATCACTAGAGCTGATTTTGTCTTTAGAAACAACTTGTTCTTTGTGGTGGAAAATACGGTCATCTTGCCTGTGAAACTTGTTTGATCGAAGAGAGCCAGGAAAGGCTGGTGGAGACAAAATCCTCGCAACGATGCTGCCGTCTCAATGCGCTCGTTTGGTTCTCTGGCGCCGCCATTTTGTACGATCTTGGTTTCACCTCGAAATTCGTTGTCCGAATACAAAATCCATAGACCCTTGCTGATTGCGACGTTGCGGCTGATTATGTTGTTTATCTCTAGGTATCCGTTGGTGGACGTAAAGTCGGACAATCGTGttttgtttgcgttgtgtACTACTGCTTTTAGATGGCATGGTGATCTGGCGTTGTCAATGTGCAATTCGGTCTGACTGGAAACATAAGCGTTTCTTGACATTATAATGAACGTGCAAACCTTTATGAATTTGTTGTAAGTTAGTTACCAAGGTGTGTGCGTAGGTgcatgcgtctgtctgtctgtctgtctgtctgtctgtttgtctgtctgtctgcatgtctctttgtcaatacatatattatcaaacattgaactattatacatcagctgtctgtctgtttgtctgtcagtctgtctgactgtcaaataatgtctgtctgactgtctgtctgtctgtcaatacatatattttcaaacatgaactacgatacaatagcaataaccgCTAATTACTTGTGTCAATAAAATGTTCTTAGAGCAatgcatactagtaactacATAAAGAGACATAGATGTCCCTgtctaaataattaaagagcaacttgtgtctgactgtctctCAATGTTCTTCACTTGACGACTGATCTTCTTTGATAaaactctagcattacatgatTGTAGAGCAACTGATAAGCATCGCCTCCAATAATTCTTGACCTGGCCTCCGTTTTTCTTGCCAAATTCGTCAACCGATTTCTCAGACAGTTGACGGAGGTACTTTTGAGCCTCCCAGCCCCAACACCCAAAGTGTTCCAGTACTAAAGAAATCACTTTTGCGTGTCCTCCTGCTACTAGTATCTTAATTGTCCTTATACTTTTCTCTTCAATTCTTCTCTGGCTTGTGCTGCAAACCCATCTTGCTCTGCTGCTCTTTCAATTATGTCTTGattccaagggtgagccagCTAGTGAAATATCAAGATCATAGGATGTTCCAATGCAAGCATCAAAAACTGAAATGTCTGGTCGGTCGTTGCTGTTAGCGTAACAATCTCTTAACTCGAAATGATGAGGGATTGAAAGAGTTCTTAAACAATCAGCCCAGACACCAGTGATGGCGTTGTGTGACCAAACAGGGCCACCCCCTGTTTTGCAAGTAAGGAGGTGAAAACCGTGTTCATCAAGCCTTCGACCACATTCACACTGCTTTAAATGAGACGACAGTGGCATACTACAACCCAACCGCACACGTGTTGCCAAACGGTAATCACCAGAACTAAGTGCAAACTTCGTGGAAGTGGGAATAGCATCCAACCATGCCCCTGCACCCTTCCCTTGCAGAGATCTCAGACGAGCCTTATCTCTCGTAGATTCCAATCCTTGTATAAATGTTGAGAGTGTGTGTTTGGTACGCTCCAAgcttagtctgtctgtctgtctgtctgtctgtctgtctgtctgtttgtctctctgtctctctgtctgtctctctgtctctctgtctgtctctctgtctgtctctctgtctgtctctctgtctgtctgtctgtctgtctgtctgtctctctgtctgtctctctgtctgtctctctgtctgtctctctgtctctctgtctgtctctccctctgtctgtctgtctgtctgtctgtctgtctgtctgtctgtctgtctgtctgtctgtctgtttgcatgtctgtttgtcaatagaTATATTAacgaactattatacatcaactgtctgcttgtttgtcttgtctgcttgtctgcatgtctgcatgtctgtctgactggctggctggctggctggctggctggctggctgatagctagtgtgcgtgtgtgtgcttgcatgtgtgtgtgtgtgtgtgtgtgtgtgtgtgtgtgtgcttgcatgtgtgtgtgtgtgtgtgtgtgtgtgtgtgtgtgtgtgtgtgtgtgtgtgtgtgtgtgtgtgcgcgcgcgcgcgcgcgctcttTCTACTTGCTGTTTATCTATTTAACTATATtttcgttaattaatgattgtctCTCCTTACACCTATGGGTTTGCTGATtttctatgtgtctgtttgctggtctgcttgtcagtctgtttgtatatccaTGTATGTCCCGTCGATTGGACGATTTTTCTTTGTGCATGTCTCTGTCATATATATGgtagtttgtctttctgttttcatgtttatctatcaaataattttatattttctaagtatgtactgtacgtatGCGTCTCTAAGTGTATTTACACGTGTATACACGTGCACTTACCTAACAGGCGAAATGTCAACTTCAATGACGATTTTGTTACTCAGCGGTGGCAATCCGCAGTCTTCCGCCTCGATCATGACGTAATACTTGCTCTTGTGAAAATAACGCACAGCACGAGCATCAGTCAAGATCAGATCACTTCCTTTAAAACCAAAAACTCTGTCGTAAGGAGGCAACGGCTTCAACTTTACAATATTGTTTGGTGAAGCTAAGAAAACAGAaagcataattaattatattgttaataataacttaattaattaaatgtaaaatgAGTTTACGTGTTCTATTttctaaattaatttttaaatttttgtataaatacaatacaaagtattaattaagtttgacTTCATTCTTAATCTTTTATTGCACATTTTTACTTGCATCTCCGTCCGTAACGGAAACGGACGCGACAACAGAGCCAGTGGTGGCATCTTCTCTGATCGATGTCTTATATCCGGACTTAAAATCAACGTTATGAAACTGCGGAATATTGTCATTCACATCAGTCACACGGATGACAAACTTTCTCCTTGAAGACAGACTACAATCTCGCATAATTAGCTAAAACATAAACACTCaatgtctacaacaatttctgGTACAAAATGATTGCATTTTAGTTGGTAAAATACTGTAGTACCCGGATGTCGACTGAAAGAATTTCTCCATCTTTTTCACGATCGAGCGGCCTCGTCGATTTTAGCAGCAAACGCGATTGATTAGAGAAAGTAATCACGTCAGAAGCTGTAATGAAGTCcccaaacaacaacacaaaacaatttaCTAGACAGCTAGATGACACATTGACCAGTAGATAAAAACAAGACTCGTAAACACAACTTACGAAAAGCATGTGCTTCGAGTGAGATGATTTTTGACGAGGATCTCAAGACTAAGTCTGTAACAATGCGAGATATCCCTGACATAGAAATGAGTCGAATCTGtagatataaataaattaatacaaaaaaattacaaattacaatCGCAAATATAATGAATCTAAGCAAAGACCGAACAGATAAGCAACCTGTACTGGTAGACTGAATGCCTGTCCGTCGTCCACCTCTATCACTTGTCGTTTCTTGGGACTCTTGAAAACGAGGCGGGCGCTTTTCTCGTTGCAAAGTTTTGTAAAGAAAGGATCTGTGTCGATTGCATTCTTCAAGTAATCACTCGATTGAAAAGACAAGGTCTCTGTTGTAGACAGAACGGAGTGCCAGAAAAGCAAGACAAAACAGATTGAAAAGAGAAATGTTGACATAATGGCTGTATTCAAAAATATGATCACTCCTGCGATATCGGATGATTATTAGATGGTCGTTCATGTGACTTGACTGCAGTTAATTACACAAAAGGACATTGTCTAAACGCCTGACAAAGGGGGAGGAGCTGGCTACGAGGAAACTATACTCTATAGGTGCATGCTTGCCACCTTCAAACACTAACACTTGGTAATAGCATGTTACCATGGAAGCAGTTCTATATTTTCTTCAGGACTCCTAGTATTTAACATTTTGACACACCGATTGGAcatctaattaatattagtatgtatattaattaatgaacacaCTCCTTGTATGACAACCCTCACCAGACTGTATACTTAACGTACTTTAGCGGACTCCGTCCATGAATCTCACAGACCACTTTCTGGTAGACTTGACCAAAACCTCGAAGACTGCGTGGACACGTAAACGTATACAAAGACAAGATTGCAAAAGAGAAACTGAAACTTAAAACGAGAAACCCGAACTTAAAACGAGGAGACCGGAATCTAAAacagaaaactaaaattataaattGAAAGCCGGAATCTAGTTAGAGAAAAGCACTGAAATGGAAACCGGAATGGGGTACGGTACCACTCGGTAGGCACCAGAGATGAGCATGCAATACACGCATTCTAGTCTGGTACACGCGCTTCCTGTTTGGAGGTTTGAAACTTGAGTTGGTGTGTGGCTCTGAACCGTACAGTACGCCTTTCGGGTACCGTCTACCGTGTATGGTACCGTCACATCCGTCTGCGGTACCACGGCGAGCGGGCATCTGAGCATCAGCACGGCGCACGCGCAAACAGAGTTGCAGTTACTTCCAATCTGCCCTCCAATGAATAGTGAAAAAGCAGCTCTCTACGCTAAGAATTCACGAGCTCAGTTTTTTTGGAACACTGCTTTTCTGTCAGAAATAGCGTGGAACCGTTCTCACAATACAAAGGTTGTGGACATCGGATGTGGCACTGGAGAGACTACGAAAACTCTACTGGCAACCAGAGACGAAGTAGAAAGCGTTTTGGCGTTTGACATTTCCAGCAACATGATAGACTATGCAAGCGAGCACAACAGTCATGAAAAAATCGTTTACAAAGTCGGAAATATTGAAGACATCGATCTGGTTACTAAACTGGAGGGTCAAGCTGCTGTGTGCAAACGTGGATCGTTTGATCGAGTGGTATCTCTCAACGTGCTGCACTGGGTGAAAGATCAGACGGTGGCACTGAAGAATATTGTCTCATTTCTACGACCTGGAGGAGACTGTTTGTTAGTATTTGGGTCTAAGCCTTCTCCTGCTTTCCTACACGCTAAAACAGAGATTCTAAAGAGTGAAGCCTGGAAGGACATGATTCATGATGACGTCAACTGGAGACATGGAAGGAATTCGCAATGGTTGAAGTATAGTGAATGGCGGCTGCCCGATCCAGCTGATGGTTATTGACGTCTGTGTGAAAAGGAAGGACTAGTTGTTACAAAATCAGAGGTGCAGGAGGTGAAGTACACTTTTGTGAGTGTTGAGGAGTGTAAGGGTGTATTGCAGTACCTGTTGCCTCACGTACAACAGATTCCTAAGGAATTGGTACCTAAATTTATGGATGATGTGTATGACTTATTCCAGTCGGTGTGTATGAAAGATACGAATGGCCAATGTATGTGGCACGCCCACTTTCTGTTTGTAACTGCCACCCTGCCAtagatttttattttttataggTCTTTGTGTCTCGATTTATTGCATAGGCATTTTGTACTGCATTTTTTGCATATTTCTTTTGTGGTTGAATGCTGTATACACTGCTGTACAACATCTGGATCTACTATCCAATTGCATGGTCCACTATCAAAATTCTATAGGGATGCCACTTTCACTTGACGCCACTTCCTGCACTCACATGTGCTTGACACTCACTGTCTCTATTGTGGGGAAAGGCTTGCGTGGTAAGTGAGTGCTGTGATGGTGTTTATCCCTGTGCCGCCTTATCATCTGTAGATTGCAGCACCCACTCAAATATGGTACACTCTTGTATTATATTAAATCTtgtgtttttctttcttttgctTTCATGTCTGATACATCAATCTTTCTTTTATTGTGCTCTTGCGGCACTCTGCATGCACCTGGACTGTGATGCGATACAAAAATAGATTACTTAGATTATTATATACAGTACTTGGGTGTGTCCACATTTGCATCAGTGTGTAATTGCGTGAACTTAATCGTATCTATACACTTACAGTCTTTGTATGtagaaattttaaaaatttaaatataagAGTGTTGCTTTGCGCGAACACAAGGGGTAGACTGAGCTTGTATACATATAATAATTggttattactaattaattaattaattaccgaTCATGATTATTGTTTTAAATTATCTACATTGTTGCTTATCAGCTAACATGAGGAAATCCTGTCAATAAACAAAAGACCTCTAGCACAAGAGACATTCgcagacattaattaattaattaaggttataataattagttaagaaTTAAAATAATTCAACTTAATAGACTGGATTCTAGTTCCGGTTAGCGCACTAGGTTTCCGGACATCACAAATGGTCTAATTTGATCGCCGTCAAAGCGCCGATTATCCTAGCGTATGCATCAAGCATACCTATGCATCGTGCACGTGGAAGCCATGTGACATTCTCGTGAACGCAATGGCAAGGCGTGTTGTGATCACCGGCTTGGGTGAGGAACTTAAAACGaagcagtacatgtacaggcacGTAGTAAGAGTGTGTCTTTGCTCAGGCTTGATTACGCCGTTGGGTGTTGGAACGAAGTTTGTATGGAAGCGAATTATCAATGGAGAGAGCGGAATTACTTCAACTTTTGGCAAAGGTCAGACTGTGATGTGAATTGCAGTCATCGTCTTGAGCATTGTTGGTGTACACTGTACGGTTTGCCAAGCGCTGCTTTTATCTTCGTTTACAGGTTACCAGCAGATTCCTTCTCGTGTTGGTGAGTTTGTTGACTAGGCTAACAGATAGATTGTCGTTAGGTTAGTCTGTGCTGTGGTGTTATGCAGCTGGATTTATTCCTCGAGGAAATGGAGTTGGCATGTTCGATGAAGACGCTGTAGTGAGCAAGTCGGTACGTGCTCGTACTGTACCTGTTTGAGTAAATACATTCAAGGGTTTCTATtctaataaatttaatattagaGAGTCTGTgaattttctgtctgttctgaTGAAGTGGGTATAGTATACATGGAGCTGCAGTATGTTGTGGGTCTGTGCCCCTTTTAATCATTCCAattttgcatttcaatgctgttaaaaattgcaaatatctcaaatgttttaatgtacatttgatttttacaaaccataaagcaaaaaattgcaattttggttgagcagtgattctattgtttgataaGAACATTGTTcaactgttggaaatgtatcttattgtcaattgtagattttaatgtttacatAAATTGGAAATtgcaacagtggcagtggtACCATTTGATCATTCTAAATTTTGTAACCTAACCTTGTTCAACATCAAGGCTAACATATAAGGTGAGAAAATGTGCTGCAGCCACTGTTGCCTGAGCCTGAACTGTTTCACACTACAGATGATGTACTAAAGTATGGCTGTAGGtgttaattgtattaataagTTTGATAAGCAATCCACAATAATTGCACATGTTGTTTCCAAGGTAGTCTATCAAGGTACAGAACACTCACCGTTATTGTCAGTTACGTCTAGCCTTTTTTATTTAGATAGgcaattgtttgtttcatAAATTCATAAATTGGTCTACCATAAAGAGTGTGTCTGAAGATGTCCTATAGGACAACTTTATTAATACAGTTAGCACCTACAGCCACTTATAGTGTGAAACAGTTCAGGCAACTGCAGGGGCAGCAAATTTTCTCACTTCATATGTTGGCTAAGATGTTGAGCaaaatgttaggttacaaaattagaatgatcaaATGGTGCCATTGccactgttgcaattttcaatttctgtAAACATTAATatctaacaattgacaataacATTTCCAACAGTTGAACAATATCCTTAtatcaaacaatagaatcactattcaaccaaaattgcaaatttttgctttatgGTTTGTAAAAAATCAAATGTACATAAGACATtatttttgcaatttttaacaGCATtaaaatgcaaaaattggaatgatcaaAAGGCACAGACCGTTGCGACATCTCTTGTACGTGTATTGTATGATATCATGCTaatctaattttgtaaatacTACCAGTGTATAATGTTTAAATCGTTAACGTATTCAAAGTTAAGGGATCTTGCTTGAGTGTTTGTTTTAGTTGTTTAGGGAAGAGAGGTATATTGACATAAACTAGTTAGACTACTTGACTTGCTTGTCAGTGAGTGTGCATACTGTCCGATATGCACATGTCGATTTAATGTACTGTATTCTAAGCGACGGATTTTCTAAAAGGATGGCCATGTCGCAAGTCAAAATAACAGGAGGAATGGTGCTGGGAGTCTACTTCGAAGTCTATACTCTGGGTGTAGATTTGGCTGTAAATCATTACCGTATGATTACAATAAAAGTATGTGGTTGGCATGGTTGTTGATTATTTGTTACTCCTTATCTCTAGTTTGTGTCTGGTTACCACATTTTCATCTATAATAAATGAGTCATCATCGAATTAAATGAAGCTGCCAACTAGACATATGCTTCTAGTCATCGAGACTAGTCCCGGTTACAAAGAGCATTTTAGTTACaatcagttgtttgtttgggCTGTGAATTATGACTAGAAATTACTTGTTGTTGGCATGTGGTGATGTGATGTTAGTAGCTTGTGCATATATGTACCTGTGATTTAcgcatttctttgtttgtagcAAAAGCGTAATATTGCTCAGCATACTCTGTTGGGGATCGCAGCTGCAGAGCTGGCTTTACGTGAATCTGGCTACAGTAAGGATGTACTGGAGAAACTCTCAgatgaagagagagagagaatggTACATTACATCCATAATGCGtgataacaaataaacaaatctaTTTACTTTACTGTAGACTAGTAGAGCTTATATCACTTCTACAAAGTTCTGTTGTAATCTTGACTGCCAGAGtgtaaacaaaacatcaaaagCCATTGTGAGGGCTTGCTGGAAGAAGACAATAGACCAATAGAGTTATGACACAATTAAGTTTGTTAGACAACAGCACAAGCTCagtaatagaaacaatgaCAGATTGTGTTGAGATGCGATAAGTCTTTAAATGCTTGATTGTGAAGGTGCTTGTCACAATGTGAATTATCTATGTAGCTTTGGTAGGTATTGGGTTGAGCATGCTTTGGGAATATATGTGCTGTTAGTGATTTAaggaagtcaaaaaggggaTGGGCTGGCGCCAGTCtattttaagttaattacatTTTAGAGGCAAATATGTATGCCGTGCCTTTGATTGTTCTGCTGAGAATTTCTATTGGTAATACTTACTCGTGTCAGCAATAGCTTGGCATAGCTGTTGCTAATTTTTGTAAAGCAAGTTGCTGCTTTGCTTTCTGTTCGTTAGTGAATGGAGTGTGCAGTTTGAGAAAACTGTGTGACTTTTTTAGTCTTGTTCTTCTCAACAAAGAGTTGTTTACAAATATTTTGATCTTTTTATCACTTTGTGTTTActgactacacacacacacacacacacacacacacacacacacacacacacacacacacacacacacgcacgcacgcacacacacacacacacatggtcaGTAGCGACATGCTTATGAAGGTACTGCTCACCATATGTAAGTTGGCATTCATTACATTCATATACTACGTACTTTCTTACGTATATAAACATCACAGGCCAGGTACTAGGACAccaaattacaaaaattaattttcgTGCAAATTTGCATACACAAGAGACATCGCACGTTTGTTGATGCCAGAGCAGATTTCTTGTCATTATTTATGTGAGTGACGTATATATACAAGTATTTCACTGATAGTGTTTGTAGAATTAAATATCATTAAAACTGTTTTTGTAATTAGCAAATTATTATCCAAAATTTTAATCGgattttgctgtttgtgtgtagggAGTTTGTCTTGGAGTCGGAATGTCTGACCTTGATGGCATCGCTGAGACTTGGTTGGCATTTGAAAATGAGGTGTGTACATTTAGAGCATCATGTGTGGACAACTAGCCGACGTCTTTGCTTGCAGGGCTACCGTAAAGTCAGTCCTTACTTCGTTCCCAAAATGCTGACCAACTTGGTTGCGGGAAATATTAGTATTCGATTCGGCCTGCAGGTTAATGTATGCCGCCATGTGATTTGCCCTTGCTGTAATGGTTGCTGTTATGTCAGGGACCGAATCATTCGGTATCGACTGCTTGCTCGACTGGCTCTCATTCGGTAGGCGACGCTTTCAGAATGATTCGAAATGGGGATGCTGATCTTATGCTAGCTGGTGGGACGGATGCTCAGGTAACACCACTGGCGATGGCTGCTTTTGCAAGGTTTTTTGTGCCAACAAAATATTGATGTGTAGCATAACAGATCGTCAATTTGCAATTTGTCTTATAGGGCGAAAGCTTTGAGCACGAAGTTCAATGATACGCCAGAAATGGCTTCGAGACCTTTTGATCGAGAAAGAGACGGATTTGTTATTGCTGAAGGAGCCGCTGTCCTCATTCTTGAGGTAAATATattttgttggtgtgtgtgtgtgtgataaaaATCATAACAAAGTCTGTCAATGCTGAAGTCTTTTTGGATCAGGCATGTgccatatacatacatacatatttgcTGATGCTCTTCAATTACTATTCAGTGAACGA
It contains:
- the LOC134194473 gene encoding protocadherin beta-11-like isoform X2; the encoded protein is MSGISRIVTDLVLRSSSKIISLEAHAFPSDVITFSNQSRLLLKSTRPLDREKDGEILSVDIRLIMRDCSLSSRRKFVIRVTDVNDNIPQFHNVDFKSGYKTSIREDATTGSVVASVSVTDGDATSPNNIVKLKPLPPYDRVFGFKGSDLILTDARAVRYFHKSKYYVMIEAEDCGLPPLSNKIVIEVDISPVSQTELHIDNARSPCHLKAVVHNANKTRLSDFTSTNGYLEINNIISRNVAISKGLWILYSDNEFRGETKIVQNGGAREPNERIETAASLRGFCLHQPFLALFDQTSFTGKMTVFSTTKNKLFLKTKSALVMKTSWAISTFGFLRPHLLECTSGHYTKYPYLPIGQALVMAVKRLSSDGTVGFKNLYKD
- the LOC134194475 gene encoding juvenile hormone acid O-methyltransferase-like; protein product: MNSEKAALYAKNSRAQFFWNTAFLSEIAWNRSHNTKVVDIGCGTGETTKTLLATRDEVESVLAFDISSNMIDYASEHNSHEKIVYKVGNIEDIDLVTKLEGQAAVCKRGSFDRVVSLNVLHWVKDQTVALKNIVSFLRPGGDCLLVFGSKPSPAFLHAKTEILKSEAWKDMIHDDVNWRHGRNSQWLKYSEWRLPDPADGY
- the LOC134194473 gene encoding protocadherin beta-11-like isoform X1, which gives rise to MSTFLFSICFVLLFWHSVLSTTETLSFQSSDYLKNAIDTDPFFTKLCNEKSARLVFKSPKKRQVIEVDDGQAFSLPVQIRLISMSGISRIVTDLVLRSSSKIISLEAHAFPSDVITFSNQSRLLLKSTRPLDREKDGEILSVDIRLIMRDCSLSSRRKFVIRVTDVNDNIPQFHNVDFKSGYKTSIREDATTGSVVASVSVTDGDATSPNNIVKLKPLPPYDRVFGFKGSDLILTDARAVRYFHKSKYYVMIEAEDCGLPPLSNKIVIEVDISPVSQTELHIDNARSPCHLKAVVHNANKTRLSDFTSTNGYLEINNIISRNVAISKGLWILYSDNEFRGETKIVQNGGAREPNERIETAASLRGFCLHQPFLALFDQTSFTGKMTVFSTTKNKLFLKTKSALVMKTSWAISTFGFLRPHLLECTSGHYTKYPYLPIGQALVMAVKRLSSDGTVGFKNLYKD
- the LOC134194474 gene encoding 3-oxoacyl-[acyl-carrier-protein] synthase, mitochondrial-like isoform X1 encodes the protein MARRVVITGLGLITPLGVGTKFVWKRIINGESGITSTFGKGYQQIPSRVAGFIPRGNGVGMFDEDAVVSKSQKRNIAQHTLLGIAAAELALRESGYSKDVLEKLSDEERERMGVCLGVGMSDLDGIAETWLAFENEGYRKVSPYFVPKMLTNLVAGNISIRFGLQGPNHSVSTACSTGSHSVGDAFRMIRNGDADLMLAGGTDAQVTPLAMAAFARAKALSTKFNDTPEMASRPFDRERDGFVIAEGAAVLILEEYERAKQRGVDIYGEMLGYGMSGDASHITAPSEDGRGAFNAMTAALRDAQQSLENVCYINAHATSTPLGDAVENRAIVRLFGSNNGLAVSSTKGATGHLLGAAGSLEAAITALSLHTRELPPTINLHNLDPAADFPLNYVPNEAQQLASERMPVALSNSFGFGGTNACLCMRAM
- the LOC134194474 gene encoding 3-oxoacyl-[acyl-carrier-protein] synthase, mitochondrial-like isoform X2, with the translated sequence MFDEDAVVSKSQKRNIAQHTLLGIAAAELALRESGYSKDVLEKLSDEERERMGVCLGVGMSDLDGIAETWLAFENEGYRKVSPYFVPKMLTNLVAGNISIRFGLQGPNHSVSTACSTGSHSVGDAFRMIRNGDADLMLAGGTDAQVTPLAMAAFARAKALSTKFNDTPEMASRPFDRERDGFVIAEGAAVLILEEYERAKQRGVDIYGEMLGYGMSGDASHITAPSEDGRGAFNAMTAALRDAQQSLENVCYINAHATSTPLGDAVENRAIVRLFGSNNGLAVSSTKGATGHLLGAAGSLEAAITALSLHTRELPPTINLHNLDPAADFPLNYVPNEAQQLASERMPVALSNSFGFGGTNACLCMRAM